Proteins encoded together in one Staphylococcus aureus window:
- a CDS encoding TIGR01741 family protein, giving the protein MTFEEKLSEMYSEIANKIISMIPVEWEKVYAMAYIDEECGEVFYNYTEPSSDELFYYTSVIKKYNLLKSSFMDSVYELHDQFEELREVFIEEGLEPWTSCEFDFTKEDKLKVSFDYIDWINTEFDQLGRENYYMYKKFGVLPETEYEMEEVKEIEQYIKEQEE; this is encoded by the coding sequence ATGACTTTCGAAGAAAAATTAAGTGAAATGTATAGCGAGATTGCGAATAAGATTATTAGCATGATACCGGTAGAGTGGGAAAAAGTATATGCAATGGCATATATCGATGAAGAATGTGGAGAAGTGTTTTACAATTATACTGAACCAAGCAGTGATGAATTATTTTACTATACAAGTGTGATAAAGAAGTATAATTTATTGAAATCAAGCTTTATGGATTCAGTATATGAGTTGCATGATCAATTTGAGGAACTAAGAGAAGTATTTATAGAAGAAGGTCTTGAACCATGGACATCATGCGAATTTGATTTTACAAAAGAAGATAAATTAAAAGTTTCATTTGATTATATTGATTGGATAAATACAGAGTTTGATCAATTAGGCCGTGAAAATTATTATATGTACAAAAAATTTGGTGTTTTACCAGAAACGGAATATGAAATGGAGGAGGTTAAAGAAATCGAGCAATATATTAAAGAGCAAGAAGAATAG